Proteins encoded within one genomic window of Gadus macrocephalus chromosome 18, ASM3116895v1:
- the LOC132446687 gene encoding 5'(3')-deoxyribonucleotidase, mitochondrial-like, which produces MPALLTVQRIALGRRTLSLLSNNPFKWISANMSSSSSGGKRLRVLVDMDGVLADFEGGFLKKYRAKYPDEPYITLEDRRGFWVSSQYGQLRSDLCEKAISIWESKDFFIELDPLPGGLGAVKEMAKMENTDVFLCTSPIKHYHHCPYEKYAWVERHLGPDFLEHVILTTDKTVVAADLLIDDRPDIVGVETGPVWEHVLFTACHNKHHALSPDQRRLLSWADDWRAILDSKRQ; this is translated from the exons ATGCCAGCTCTTCTCACTGTGCAGCGGATAGCGCTTGGCAGGCGGACGCTGTCACTCCTTAGCAATAATCCGTTCAAGTGGATTTCCGCAAACATGTCGTCGAGCTCATCTGGTGGTAAGAGACTGCGCGTTCTTGTTGACATGGACGGGGTGTTGGCGGACTTCGAGGGGGGCTTCCTGAAGAAGTACCGCGCCAAGTACCCCGACGAGCCCTACATCACGTTAGAGGACCGACGGGGCTTTTGGGTTTCGTCGCAATACGGACAACTGAGGAGTGACCTGTGT GAGAAGGCCATTAGTATCTGGGAGTCCAAGGACTTCTTCATAGAGCTGGACCCGCTGCCTGGTGGGCTGGGGGCTGTCAAGGAGATGGCCAAGATGGAGAA CACAGATGTCTTTCTATGCACCAGTCCCATTAAACATTACCATCACTGCCCATACGAGAAG TACGCGTGGGTGGAGAGGCATTTAGGCCCAGACTTTCTGGAGCATGTCATCCTTACCACAGACAAAACTGTTGTGGCCGCAGATCTGCTGATCGACGACAGGCCAGACATCGTTG GTGTGGAGACGGGGCCGGTGTGGGAACACGTCCTGTTCACCGCCTGCCACAACAAGCACCACGCCCTGAGCCCCGACCAGCGCCGCCTCCTCTCCTGGGCGGACGACTGGAGGGCAATCCTGGACAGCAAGAGGCAGTGA